A genomic region of Pseudomonas sp. KU43P contains the following coding sequences:
- a CDS encoding chemotaxis protein CheA encodes MSFGADEEILQDFLVEAGEILEQLSEQLVELESRPDDADLLNAIFRGFHTVKGGAGFLQLNELVECCHIAENVFDILRKGERRVDAELMDVVLEALDTVNSMFGQVRERSEVTAATPELLAALARLAEPAGADQPAPAPAPVVQAPAAEADITDTEFEQLLDSLDAVKAQAEAAAEQLEGETLSGSADEITDAEFESLLDQLHGKGQFSPEVAAAEPVADAASVPVSDEITDEEFESLLDQLHGKGTFQADALPAAAAVASSAPAASSEEISEHEFEALLDQLHGKGKFSGDSVTAEAPAAVAAPVAAKAEPQPVAKPAPAAAPAAAKPAAPARAPAPAADKHAVSEAETTVRVDTARLDEIMNMVGELVLVRNRLVRLGLNSGDEAMSKAVSNLDVVTADLQTAVMKTRMQPIKKVFGRFPRLVRDLARQLKKEINLELVGEETDLDKNLVEALADPLVHLVRNAVDHGVEMPDEREAAGKARTGRVVLSAEQEGDHILLSISDDGKGMDPSVLRAKAVEKGLMDKDAAERLSESDCYNLIFAPGFSTKTEISDVSGRGVGMDVVKTKISQLNGSINIFSAKGQGSKIVIKVPLTLAIMPTLMVMLGNQAFAFPLVNVNEIFHLDLSRTNVVDGQEVVIVRDKALPLFYLKRWLVQGQVHEEQHEGHVVILSVGTQRIGFVVDQLVGQEEVVIKPLGKMLQGTPGMSGATITGDGRIALILDVPSMLKRYAARRI; translated from the coding sequence ATGAGCTTCGGCGCCGATGAAGAAATCCTTCAGGATTTCCTGGTAGAAGCCGGCGAAATTCTTGAGCAACTGTCCGAGCAACTGGTCGAGCTGGAAAGCCGGCCCGACGATGCCGACCTGCTCAATGCGATCTTTCGCGGTTTCCACACTGTAAAAGGGGGCGCCGGCTTCCTTCAGCTCAACGAGCTGGTGGAGTGCTGCCATATCGCCGAGAACGTGTTCGACATCCTGCGCAAAGGTGAGCGCCGGGTCGACGCGGAATTGATGGATGTGGTGCTCGAAGCGCTGGACACGGTCAACAGCATGTTCGGCCAGGTGCGCGAGCGCAGCGAAGTGACCGCGGCCACGCCTGAACTGCTGGCGGCCCTGGCGCGCCTGGCCGAGCCTGCCGGCGCCGACCAGCCAGCGCCTGCGCCTGCGCCGGTGGTGCAAGCGCCTGCCGCCGAGGCCGACATCACCGACACCGAGTTCGAGCAACTGCTCGATTCGCTGGATGCGGTGAAGGCCCAGGCAGAGGCCGCCGCCGAACAGCTCGAGGGCGAGACCCTCAGTGGTTCGGCAGACGAAATCACCGACGCCGAATTCGAATCGTTGCTCGATCAGTTGCATGGCAAGGGCCAGTTTTCGCCCGAAGTCGCCGCGGCCGAACCGGTGGCCGATGCCGCCAGCGTGCCGGTGAGCGACGAGATCACCGACGAGGAGTTCGAGTCCCTGCTCGACCAGTTGCATGGCAAGGGCACCTTCCAGGCCGACGCGCTGCCTGCTGCTGCAGCGGTGGCCAGCAGTGCACCTGCCGCCAGCAGCGAGGAGATCAGCGAGCACGAATTCGAAGCGCTGCTCGACCAGCTGCATGGCAAGGGTAAGTTCTCCGGTGACAGCGTCACCGCCGAGGCCCCCGCTGCGGTTGCAGCGCCCGTTGCGGCCAAGGCTGAACCGCAGCCGGTGGCCAAGCCGGCCCCGGCCGCAGCGCCTGCCGCCGCCAAGCCTGCCGCACCTGCCCGCGCACCTGCACCTGCTGCCGACAAGCATGCGGTCAGCGAAGCGGAAACCACCGTGCGCGTCGACACCGCGCGCCTGGACGAGATCATGAACATGGTCGGCGAACTGGTGCTGGTGCGTAACCGCCTGGTGCGCCTGGGCCTGAACAGCGGCGACGAGGCCATGTCCAAGGCCGTGTCCAACCTCGACGTGGTCACCGCCGATTTGCAGACCGCGGTGATGAAAACCCGCATGCAGCCGATCAAGAAGGTGTTCGGCCGCTTCCCGCGCCTGGTTCGCGACCTGGCCCGCCAGCTCAAGAAGGAAATCAACCTGGAGCTGGTCGGCGAAGAGACCGACCTCGACAAGAACCTGGTCGAAGCCTTGGCCGACCCGTTGGTGCACTTGGTGCGCAACGCCGTCGACCATGGCGTGGAAATGCCCGACGAGCGTGAAGCCGCCGGCAAGGCCCGCACCGGCCGCGTGGTGCTTTCGGCCGAGCAGGAAGGCGACCACATCCTGCTGTCGATCTCCGACGACGGCAAGGGCATGGACCCCAGCGTCCTGCGCGCCAAGGCCGTGGAAAAGGGCCTGATGGACAAGGACGCCGCCGAACGCCTGAGCGAATCGGACTGCTACAACCTGATCTTCGCCCCGGGCTTCTCGACCAAGACCGAGATCTCCGACGTGTCCGGCCGTGGTGTCGGCATGGACGTGGTGAAGACCAAGATTTCCCAGCTCAACGGCTCGATCAACATCTTCTCGGCCAAAGGCCAGGGTTCGAAGATCGTCATCAAGGTGCCGCTGACCCTGGCGATCATGCCGACCCTGATGGTGATGCTGGGCAACCAGGCGTTCGCCTTCCCGCTGGTCAACGTCAACGAGATCTTCCACCTCGACCTGTCGCGCACCAACGTGGTCGACGGCCAGGAAGTGGTGATCGTGCGCGACAAGGCGCTGCCGCTGTTCTACCTCAAGCGCTGGCTGGTCCAGGGCCAGGTGCACGAAGAGCAGCACGAGGGCCACGTGGTGATCCTGTCGGTCGGCACCCAGCGCATCGGCTTTGTCGTCGATCAACTGGTCGGCCAGGAAGAAGTGGTAATCAAGCCGTTGGGCAAGATGCTGCAGGGCACCCCGGGCATGTCGGGGGCCACCATCACCGGTGACGGCCGCATCGCGCTGATCCTCGACGTGCCGAGCATGCTCAAGCGTTACGCGGCACGGCGTATTTGA
- a CDS encoding chemotaxis response regulator protein-glutamate methylesterase: protein MAVKVLVVDDSGFFRRRVSEILSADPTIQVVGTATNGREAIDQALALKPDVITMDYEMPMMDGITAVRHIMQRCPTPVLMFSSLTHEGARVTLDALDAGAVDYLPKNFEDISRNPDKVKQMLCEKVHTISRSNRRFGGYASQPAAPAPAPAISAHHAPASSLASPAPARTAAPARPAPAPAAHSPAPKRKPYKLVAIGTSTGGPVALQRVLTQLPASFPAPIVLIQHMPAAFTKAFAERLDKLCKISVKEAEDGDVLRPGLALLAPGGKQMMIDGRGTVKILPGDERLNYKPCVDITFGSAAKSYGDKVLSVVLTGMGADGREGARLLKQGGSTVWAQDEASCVIYGMPMAIVKANLADAVYSLDEIGKHLVEACV from the coding sequence ATGGCAGTCAAGGTCCTGGTGGTGGATGATTCCGGTTTCTTCCGCCGCCGCGTCTCGGAAATCCTCTCGGCGGACCCGACGATCCAGGTCGTGGGTACCGCGACCAACGGCAGGGAAGCGATCGACCAGGCGCTGGCGCTCAAGCCCGATGTCATCACCATGGACTACGAAATGCCCATGATGGACGGCATCACCGCGGTGCGGCATATCATGCAGCGCTGCCCGACGCCGGTGTTGATGTTCTCCTCGCTGACCCATGAAGGCGCCCGGGTCACTCTCGATGCGCTGGATGCCGGCGCGGTGGACTACCTGCCGAAGAACTTCGAGGACATCTCGCGTAACCCGGACAAGGTCAAGCAGATGCTGTGCGAAAAGGTGCACACCATTTCCCGCAGCAACCGCCGTTTTGGCGGTTACGCCAGCCAGCCTGCCGCCCCTGCACCGGCACCGGCCATCTCCGCGCACCATGCTCCAGCCAGCAGCCTGGCCAGCCCGGCTCCGGCACGCACCGCTGCGCCTGCACGCCCTGCACCGGCCCCTGCTGCCCATTCGCCTGCGCCCAAGCGCAAGCCCTACAAGCTGGTGGCGATCGGTACTTCCACCGGCGGCCCGGTGGCGCTGCAGCGGGTGCTGACCCAGCTGCCGGCCAGTTTCCCGGCGCCGATCGTGCTGATCCAGCACATGCCCGCAGCGTTCACCAAGGCCTTTGCCGAGCGCCTCGACAAGCTGTGCAAGATCAGCGTCAAGGAAGCCGAGGACGGCGACGTGCTGCGACCAGGCCTGGCGCTGCTGGCCCCCGGTGGCAAGCAGATGATGATCGACGGCCGTGGCACGGTGAAGATCCTGCCCGGTGACGAACGTCTCAACTACAAACCCTGCGTGGACATTACCTTCGGTTCGGCGGCCAAGTCGTATGGCGACAAGGTGCTGTCGGTGGTGCTCACCGGCATGGGCGCCGATGGCCGCGAAGGCGCGCGGCTGCTCAAGCAGGGCGGCAGTACGGTGTGGGCCCAGGATGAGGCAAGCTGCGTGATCTATGGCATGCCCATGGCCATCGTCAAGGCCAACCTGGCCGACGCGGTGTACAGCCTGGACGAGATCGGCAAGCACCTGGTAGAGGCCTGCGTCTGA
- a CDS encoding flagellar motor protein — MDVLSLIGLILAFVAIVGGNFLEGGHVGALINGPAALIVLGGTLAAALLQSPLPSFKRALQILRWIIFPPRVDLAGGIDRVVNWSLTARKEGLLGLEGVADAEPDPYARKGLQLLVDGAEPESIRSILEVDFLTQEGRDIHAAKVFESMGGYAPTIGIIGAVMGLIHVMGNLADPSQLGNGIAVAFVATIYGVASANLILLPIANKLKAIVLRQSRYREMLLEGLLSIAEGENPRSIELKLQGFME, encoded by the coding sequence ATGGATGTCCTTAGCCTGATTGGCCTGATCCTGGCCTTCGTCGCCATCGTCGGCGGCAACTTCCTCGAAGGTGGCCATGTCGGTGCGCTGATCAATGGCCCGGCGGCGCTGATCGTGCTCGGCGGCACCCTGGCGGCGGCCTTGCTGCAGTCGCCGCTGCCGTCGTTCAAGCGTGCCCTGCAGATTCTGCGCTGGATCATCTTCCCGCCGCGGGTGGACCTGGCCGGTGGTATCGATCGGGTGGTGAACTGGAGCCTGACGGCGCGCAAGGAAGGCCTGTTGGGCCTGGAGGGCGTGGCCGATGCCGAGCCAGACCCGTATGCGCGCAAGGGCCTGCAACTGCTGGTCGATGGCGCCGAGCCGGAGTCGATCCGCAGCATTTTGGAAGTCGACTTCCTGACCCAGGAAGGCCGCGACATCCACGCCGCCAAGGTGTTCGAGAGCATGGGCGGCTATGCGCCGACCATCGGCATCATCGGTGCGGTGATGGGCCTGATCCATGTGATGGGCAACCTGGCCGACCCCTCGCAGTTGGGCAACGGCATTGCCGTGGCCTTCGTCGCGACCATCTACGGCGTGGCCAGTGCCAACCTGATCCTGCTGCCGATCGCCAACAAGCTCAAGGCCATCGTGCTGCGCCAGTCGCGCTACCGCGAAATGCTTCTCGAGGGCCTGCTGTCGATCGCCGAAGGCGAGAACCCGCGCTCGATCGAGCTGAAGCTGCAAGGCTTCATGGAGTAG
- the motD gene encoding flagellar motor protein MotD gives MRRRRHTEEHENHERWLVSYADFITLLFAFFVVMYSISSINEGKYKVISQALLGVFNDPERSMKPIPIGDEQPLSVKPAEPLIKDSEQTDAGLAQTNVDPLKTISDDVRDAFGDLIKSDQMTVRGNELWVEIELNSSLLFGSGDAMPSDKAFDIIEKVANILKPFANPVHVEGFTDNLPIRTAQYPTNWELSSARAASIVRLLAMNGVNPGRMASVGYGEYQPVASNDTADGRARNRRVVLVISRNLEVRRSLTGTGSANATPDAALRRAGTQSAPATPATKAGQ, from the coding sequence ATGCGTCGCCGTCGTCACACCGAAGAACATGAGAATCACGAGCGTTGGCTGGTGTCCTATGCCGACTTCATCACCTTGCTGTTCGCGTTCTTCGTGGTCATGTACTCGATTTCTTCGATCAACGAGGGCAAGTACAAGGTCATCTCGCAAGCGCTGCTGGGGGTGTTCAACGACCCCGAGCGAAGCATGAAGCCGATCCCCATCGGCGACGAGCAGCCGCTGAGCGTCAAGCCGGCCGAGCCGCTGATCAAGGACAGCGAACAAACCGACGCGGGCCTGGCACAGACCAATGTCGACCCACTCAAGACCATCAGCGACGACGTGCGTGATGCCTTCGGCGACTTGATCAAGTCGGACCAGATGACCGTGCGTGGCAACGAGCTTTGGGTCGAGATCGAGCTCAACTCCTCGCTGCTGTTCGGCAGCGGCGACGCCATGCCCAGCGACAAGGCGTTCGACATCATCGAGAAGGTGGCGAACATCCTCAAACCGTTCGCCAACCCGGTGCATGTGGAGGGCTTCACCGACAACCTGCCGATCCGCACCGCGCAGTACCCGACCAACTGGGAGCTGTCGTCGGCGCGGGCGGCGAGCATCGTCCGCTTGCTGGCGATGAACGGGGTGAACCCTGGGCGCATGGCGTCGGTGGGATATGGCGAATACCAACCGGTGGCCAGCAACGACACCGCCGATGGCCGTGCGCGCAACCGCCGAGTGGTGCTGGTGATTTCGCGCAACCTTGAAGTACGCCGCAGCCTGACCGGCACCGGCAGCGCCAATGCCACCCCGGACGCTGCACTGCGACGGGCTGGCACACAAAGTGCACCGGCAACGCCAGCAACCAAGGCGGGGCAATAA
- a CDS encoding ParA family protein, translated as MRVWAVANQKGGVGKTTTTIALAGLLAEAGKRVVVVDLDPHGSMTSYFGHNPDALEHSCYDLFLHKGQVPDGLPGQLLLPTSDERISLLPSSTALAVLERQSPGQSGLGLVIAKSLAQLWQDFDFALIDSPPLLGVLMVNALAASQQLVIPVQTEFLAVKGLERMIGTLAMVNRSRKQALPYQIVPTLFDRRTQASLGTLKVLRDTYEQQVWQGYIPVDTRLRDASRNGVTPSQFDGKSRGVIAYRALLKHLLTYKTAVQVAS; from the coding sequence ATGAGAGTCTGGGCAGTAGCCAACCAAAAAGGTGGAGTCGGCAAGACCACCACCACCATCGCCCTGGCCGGCTTGCTGGCCGAGGCGGGCAAGCGCGTGGTCGTCGTCGACCTCGACCCGCATGGCTCGATGACCAGCTATTTCGGGCATAACCCCGACGCCCTGGAGCACAGCTGCTACGACCTGTTCCTGCACAAGGGGCAGGTCCCTGATGGCCTGCCCGGGCAACTGCTGCTGCCCACCAGCGATGAGCGTATTTCGCTGCTGCCGTCGAGCACCGCGCTGGCGGTGCTGGAACGCCAGTCGCCGGGGCAGAGTGGCCTGGGCCTGGTGATCGCCAAGAGTCTGGCGCAGCTGTGGCAGGATTTCGACTTCGCCCTGATCGACAGCCCACCCTTGCTGGGCGTGCTGATGGTCAATGCCCTGGCGGCCAGCCAGCAACTGGTGATCCCGGTGCAGACCGAATTCCTGGCGGTGAAGGGCCTGGAGCGGATGATCGGCACCCTGGCCATGGTCAACCGCTCGCGTAAGCAGGCGTTGCCCTATCAGATCGTGCCGACCTTGTTCGACCGCCGTACCCAGGCCTCGCTGGGTACCCTCAAGGTGTTGCGCGATACCTATGAACAGCAGGTCTGGCAGGGTTACATTCCGGTCGACACGCGCCTGCGCGACGCCAGCCGCAACGGCGTCACGCCGTCGCAGTTCGACGGCAAGAGCCGCGGCGTGATTGCCTACCGGGCGCTGCTCAAGCACTTGCTCACCTACAAGACTGCAGTGCAGGTGGCGTCATGA
- a CDS encoding CheW domain-containing protein, whose translation MTLKTGSRPQMALQSYLDGLLQEATECADLLDLPPARDEFADAVREEQARDARQPAPVVSLAAKPFAEPQLKILPTVLPVEEPVVVVVEAEVVAEASVPVLTEVQAPEPVAPLVEVHLPAAESPPPRATADGRPAWAAEPFECLLFDVAGLTLAVPLVCLGSIYSLEGQELTPLFGQPDWFLGILTCQAGNLKVLDTARWVMPDRYRDDFRQGLNYVISVQGYEWGLAVHQVSRSLRLDPSEIKWRSQRGQRPWLAGTVIEHMCALLDVAELAELIASGAVKQLHGKHK comes from the coding sequence ATGACGTTGAAGACCGGCAGCCGGCCGCAGATGGCCTTGCAGTCTTACCTGGACGGCCTGCTGCAAGAGGCCACCGAGTGCGCAGACCTGCTCGACTTGCCGCCAGCGCGTGACGAGTTCGCTGACGCCGTGCGTGAGGAGCAGGCCCGCGATGCGCGCCAGCCGGCGCCGGTCGTCAGCCTCGCGGCCAAGCCTTTCGCTGAGCCGCAGCTCAAGATCTTGCCGACCGTGCTCCCCGTTGAAGAGCCGGTCGTGGTGGTGGTCGAGGCTGAGGTGGTGGCCGAGGCCAGCGTCCCGGTACTGACCGAGGTGCAGGCGCCCGAGCCGGTAGCGCCGCTGGTCGAAGTGCACCTGCCGGCCGCCGAATCGCCGCCGCCACGTGCCACGGCCGACGGCCGCCCGGCCTGGGCCGCCGAGCCATTCGAATGCCTGCTGTTCGACGTCGCCGGGCTGACCCTGGCGGTGCCGCTGGTGTGCCTGGGCTCGATCTACAGCCTGGAGGGGCAGGAGCTGACGCCGTTGTTCGGTCAGCCAGACTGGTTCCTCGGCATCCTCACCTGCCAGGCGGGCAACCTCAAGGTGCTGGACACCGCGCGCTGGGTGATGCCCGACCGCTACCGCGACGACTTCCGCCAAGGCCTGAACTACGTGATTTCGGTGCAGGGCTACGAATGGGGGTTGGCGGTGCATCAGGTCAGCCGCTCGCTGCGCCTGGACCCGTCGGAAATCAAATGGCGCAGCCAGCGGGGCCAACGCCCGTGGCTGGCCGGCACGGTCATCGAACACATGTGTGCACTGCTCGACGTTGCCGAACTGGCCGAATTGATCGCCAGCGGCGCGGTCAAGCAGCTGCACGGCAAACACAAATAA
- a CDS encoding chemotaxis protein CheW — protein MKKSSAQGSEDPILQWVTFRLDNESYGINVMQVQEVLRYTEIAPVPGAPSYVLGIINLRGNVVTVIDTRQRFGLMPSDVTDNTRIVIIEADKQVVGILVDSVAEVVYLRQSEIETAPNVGNEESAKFIQGVCNKNGELLILVELDKMMTEEEWSELENI, from the coding sequence ATGAAAAAGTCGTCTGCACAAGGTTCCGAAGATCCGATCCTGCAGTGGGTAACCTTCCGTCTGGACAACGAGTCCTACGGCATCAACGTCATGCAGGTGCAGGAAGTGCTGCGCTACACCGAGATCGCCCCGGTGCCGGGCGCGCCAAGCTACGTGCTGGGCATCATCAACCTGCGCGGCAACGTGGTGACGGTGATCGACACTCGTCAGCGCTTCGGCCTGATGCCATCGGATGTGACCGACAACACCCGTATCGTCATCATCGAGGCGGACAAGCAGGTGGTCGGCATCCTGGTCGACAGCGTGGCCGAGGTGGTCTATCTGCGCCAGTCGGAGATCGAAACCGCACCGAACGTCGGCAACGAAGAATCGGCCAAGTTCATCCAGGGCGTGTGCAACAAGAACGGTGAGCTGCTGATCCTGGTCGAGTTGGACAAGATGATGACCGAGGAAGAGTGGTCCGAGCTGGAGAACATCTGA
- a CDS encoding DUF2802 domain-containing protein produces MIFEVAVIFLALLWALSLWFFLNYSKRQRELAAQQAVGDALRDQRIKDLAKSLEDYQNGTVRMGDAIHELRATVSTLPDRLERLEQRDPSNVTFTQAARLVGMGASVAELTETCGLTQAEAELMSKLHRSE; encoded by the coding sequence TTGATCTTCGAGGTTGCTGTCATCTTCCTGGCGCTGCTTTGGGCGCTGAGCCTGTGGTTCTTCCTCAACTACAGCAAGCGCCAGCGCGAACTGGCCGCCCAGCAGGCGGTCGGTGATGCGCTGCGTGACCAGCGCATCAAGGACCTGGCGAAGAGCCTGGAGGACTATCAAAACGGCACCGTGCGCATGGGTGATGCCATTCATGAGTTGCGGGCGACGGTGTCGACCCTGCCGGACCGGCTGGAACGCCTGGAACAGCGCGACCCGAGCAATGTCACTTTCACCCAGGCCGCCAGGCTGGTGGGGATGGGCGCCAGCGTGGCAGAGCTGACCGAGACCTGTGGGCTGACCCAGGCCGAGGCGGAGCTGATGAGCAAGTTGCACCGCAGCGAGTGA
- a CDS encoding dermonecrotic toxin domain-containing protein has protein sequence MPTSYVNATGVQFVRNLLAHLPRPDLEAGRQIGEWANTQQGLELDPANTDVVTLHYRGQKAVVVNRLSLIEAVLTDWQGESSNNLIGGLIGAPWAGYFPQGPLHIVEALPPPGALHSGADYSVFNGLFRKTNPPRYDASTHLQIPAEALQRFIWELDFHTRFKTMLDSYWNEHTQDHCLAAKINFIAACNKQVSQGSLSEQGRALAWQAAGLSKRSDGLKIRPLNIYGYVATDVLCIADRATPGVLLYIPGNASPMHTFESMEAMKDWIAAQCRNKDTRQALRSHFRLADTPDGLDFSGLDTALEGLATYPDIPHLSPNRPGFTTDGRWSPHDYVNYRANTYSPSIDGDIFQALCQYQRQRSLDDADFIITRNSDVTKAKWRGYVSTTLTILAPLALVVPELAPLFALGGLAQFGLGVDQAVNGKSLDAKADAVGNIEFGLLNALPLAAQAGLKATELFSIKRDGFVFPTWVNERWGYPLSPVSPPHLPELDVADYFVINDAIAPLPGGDPAVAESVIRQPLYNGELDELQASSGGYGFNVMYDMEHDAFIADIDANAVMPTFYIAKDGNMDLTPIDAMARPVTDPMRMRTLRSLGVDLPLPVELPTLETERLQAIPKRISSIWVGNKVIDAKLLDNLAANARRLAGSEYRYRLFLSNTSPEAFAENTRLLAEQAPGVEVLTLEEHAFYASFRESPYFTQYQHAIDGNGGVASNFSSASDVLRYPLLDHEGGLYMDIDDTLLGAHEDPLRDPQQPAPQDMAAIDNLTLATTPEGLLLPPPMSNQKLTMNWEYNTSLIGSHPGNPTLRAISDEMHTRYLAEPDFYDSRPDIASDSRGFYLYAARLNRMTGPRLLTDVVERQLPGLGTLRQIFNLYAMQLLNGDLFIPRQAFSQSWRAHLPLNRIARTGGNHSWTTT, from the coding sequence ATGCCAACCTCCTATGTGAACGCCACTGGCGTGCAATTCGTTCGCAACCTGCTGGCCCATCTCCCCAGGCCCGACCTCGAAGCCGGTCGCCAGATCGGCGAGTGGGCGAACACCCAGCAAGGGCTGGAACTCGACCCTGCGAACACTGACGTCGTGACCCTGCACTACCGTGGCCAGAAGGCCGTGGTCGTCAACCGCCTGTCACTGATCGAGGCCGTGCTCACGGACTGGCAGGGCGAGTCGAGCAACAACCTGATCGGTGGATTGATCGGCGCACCCTGGGCGGGCTATTTTCCGCAAGGGCCCCTGCACATCGTCGAAGCCCTGCCGCCACCTGGCGCCCTGCACAGTGGCGCCGACTATTCGGTATTCAACGGCCTGTTCCGCAAGACCAATCCTCCTCGCTACGACGCCAGCACCCATCTTCAGATACCTGCCGAGGCCTTGCAGCGTTTCATCTGGGAGCTCGACTTCCACACCCGCTTCAAAACCATGCTGGACAGCTACTGGAATGAGCACACCCAAGACCACTGCCTGGCAGCCAAGATCAATTTCATCGCAGCCTGCAACAAGCAGGTGAGCCAGGGTTCGCTCAGCGAGCAAGGGCGCGCGCTGGCCTGGCAGGCCGCAGGGCTGTCGAAGCGCTCGGATGGCCTGAAGATCCGCCCGTTGAACATCTACGGCTATGTCGCCACCGATGTGTTGTGCATCGCCGACAGGGCCACACCGGGTGTGTTGTTGTACATACCGGGCAATGCGTCGCCCATGCATACGTTTGAAAGCATGGAGGCCATGAAGGACTGGATTGCAGCGCAATGTCGAAACAAGGACACCCGCCAGGCCCTGCGCAGCCATTTTCGCCTCGCCGACACCCCGGACGGTCTGGATTTCAGCGGCCTGGACACAGCGCTTGAAGGCTTGGCGACCTATCCGGACATCCCTCATCTTTCGCCCAACCGACCCGGCTTCACCACCGATGGTCGATGGTCCCCGCACGATTACGTGAACTACCGCGCCAACACGTACAGCCCGAGCATCGATGGCGACATTTTCCAGGCCCTCTGCCAATACCAGCGCCAGCGCAGCCTGGATGATGCCGACTTCATCATCACCCGCAACAGTGACGTGACCAAGGCCAAATGGCGCGGCTACGTGAGCACCACCCTCACTATCCTGGCACCCCTGGCGCTGGTGGTGCCGGAGTTGGCGCCGCTGTTCGCGCTTGGCGGCCTCGCCCAGTTCGGGCTCGGCGTCGATCAGGCCGTCAATGGTAAGTCGCTGGATGCCAAAGCTGACGCTGTCGGCAACATCGAATTCGGCCTGCTCAATGCCTTGCCGCTGGCAGCGCAAGCAGGCCTGAAGGCGACCGAGCTTTTCAGTATCAAGCGCGACGGCTTCGTGTTTCCCACCTGGGTCAACGAACGCTGGGGATACCCGCTGAGCCCGGTTTCACCGCCACACCTCCCCGAACTGGATGTCGCGGACTACTTCGTCATCAACGACGCCATCGCGCCTTTACCCGGTGGCGATCCTGCCGTGGCCGAGTCGGTGATACGTCAACCGCTGTACAACGGTGAACTGGACGAACTTCAAGCCTCCAGTGGCGGGTATGGCTTCAATGTGATGTATGACATGGAGCATGACGCATTCATCGCCGACATTGACGCCAACGCTGTGATGCCAACCTTCTACATTGCCAAGGACGGCAACATGGACCTCACGCCTATCGATGCCATGGCGCGCCCGGTCACGGACCCTATGCGCATGAGAACCCTGCGCTCGCTAGGGGTCGATCTGCCTCTGCCGGTCGAGCTGCCCACACTGGAAACCGAGCGGCTGCAAGCGATCCCCAAGCGCATTTCCTCGATCTGGGTGGGCAACAAGGTGATCGACGCCAAGTTGCTCGATAACTTGGCAGCAAACGCACGAAGGCTGGCCGGTAGCGAATACCGCTACCGGCTGTTCCTGTCCAATACGTCGCCCGAGGCGTTCGCCGAGAACACCCGATTACTGGCCGAACAGGCGCCAGGCGTGGAAGTGCTCACACTTGAGGAGCATGCGTTCTATGCATCGTTCAGGGAAAGCCCGTACTTCACGCAATACCAGCATGCAATCGACGGTAACGGTGGCGTTGCCAGCAACTTCTCGTCAGCCTCGGATGTGCTGCGCTACCCGCTGCTGGACCACGAAGGCGGGCTGTACATGGACATCGACGATACGCTCCTGGGCGCTCACGAAGACCCGCTGCGTGATCCGCAGCAACCCGCACCTCAGGACATGGCGGCCATCGACAACCTGACACTGGCCACCACACCGGAGGGCCTGTTGCTGCCACCGCCCATGAGCAACCAGAAGCTGACGATGAACTGGGAATACAACACCAGCCTGATCGGCAGCCACCCCGGCAACCCTACGCTGCGAGCGATCTCGGATGAAATGCACACCCGCTATCTGGCAGAGCCTGATTTCTATGATAGCCGGCCAGACATTGCCAGCGATTCGCGCGGGTTCTATCTGTATGCCGCGCGCCTGAACCGGATGACCGGACCACGCTTGCTCACCGATGTCGTGGAGCGGCAACTGCCGGGGTTGGGTACATTGCGGCAGATATTCAACCTGTATGCGATGCAACTGCTCAACGGCGATCTGTTCATTCCCAGGCAGGCTTTCAGCCAGTCCTGGCGCGCGCACCTGCCGTTGAACCGCATCGCCAGAACTGGCGGCAACCACTCCTGGACCACCACCTGA